One genomic region from Cyanobium usitatum str. Tous encodes:
- a CDS encoding ligand-gated ion channel: MLALVLASAGWAGFRPDGLAPRLMPSDVSSTSVAAVAIPQQVASSQIELPQPGVLQLGVYLTVIDDINLLANQFGAEFFLWTRWSGPADGNPSDRLAVLNAPSDNDIDRFELLERSQMGEVSWSLYKVRCRVAMPWRLHNYPFDRHNLPIRIGFANPFQQDVVFSVDKAGSSIDPEFLLYDWKVSALQIDSSAWSLRSQFGLQLQDTDGIAIQPVVDLSVAINRRSELALVSSFLGDFLAVVLCILALIIRHSRDDLILGAIFSAAGNSVFLAQLLPVSALSGFAGQIQIIIYLGIVYVVIADELLDRIFSGSTENIVKALRPLLLPSYVLATVLAIYWITPANVFS, encoded by the coding sequence GTGCTTGCTCTCGTTCTGGCAAGCGCCGGTTGGGCCGGTTTTAGGCCAGATGGGTTGGCTCCCCGGTTAATGCCCTCCGATGTTTCATCCACCTCAGTTGCTGCTGTGGCAATTCCCCAGCAGGTGGCTTCTTCCCAGATTGAGCTTCCACAGCCTGGGGTATTGCAACTAGGAGTTTATCTCACTGTCATAGATGACATCAATCTACTGGCCAATCAGTTCGGGGCTGAGTTTTTCCTCTGGACCCGCTGGTCTGGTCCTGCAGACGGGAATCCCAGTGATCGTCTTGCAGTGCTCAATGCTCCCAGTGACAACGATATTGATCGCTTTGAGCTGCTGGAGAGGAGTCAGATGGGCGAGGTGAGCTGGAGTCTCTACAAAGTGCGCTGTCGTGTTGCCATGCCGTGGCGGCTACATAACTACCCCTTTGATCGCCACAACTTGCCTATTCGGATCGGTTTTGCCAATCCTTTCCAGCAGGATGTTGTTTTTTCTGTGGACAAGGCGGGCAGCTCGATTGACCCTGAATTTCTGCTTTATGACTGGAAGGTATCGGCGCTTCAGATAGATTCCAGTGCATGGAGCTTGCGCAGTCAATTTGGTCTGCAGCTACAGGACACCGATGGAATCGCCATTCAGCCGGTGGTCGACCTGTCTGTGGCGATTAATCGCCGCAGTGAGTTGGCACTTGTGTCCAGCTTTCTCGGCGACTTTTTGGCCGTTGTTCTTTGCATTCTGGCATTGATAATTCGCCACAGTCGTGACGATCTGATTCTGGGCGCAATTTTCTCTGCAGCCGGTAATTCTGTTTTTCTGGCGCAGCTGCTTCCTGTTTCTGCGCTTTCCGGCTTTGCAGGTCAGATTCAGATCATTATTTACCTTGGAATTGTTTACGTTGTAATTGCCGATGAACTTCTGGATCGAATATTTTCAGGCTCTACTGAGAACATAGTGAAGGCATTGCGACCACTGTTGCTGCCCAGCTACGTGTTGGCTACCGTGCTGGCGATTTACTGGATCACCCCAGCAAATGTCTTTTCTTGA
- a CDS encoding class I SAM-dependent methyltransferase has product MQRVPEPELMDEAGQVLAYAQADFAASDAAMVERLAQLCGDDPGPALLDLGCGPGNISLLLAARWPAAKVLGLDGAPRMLAVAQERLAGAPPELADRLRFELALLPLAAPGELEAHFSAVVCNSLLHHLHDPAALWQTVAQLGAPGAFVYVQDLRRPTSPEAVEALVAAKIASATELLRRDYRASLYAAFTPEEVQQQLEQAGLAAQLQVAPRQERYLEVWGRLN; this is encoded by the coding sequence ATGCAGCGCGTTCCGGAGCCGGAGCTGATGGACGAGGCAGGCCAGGTGCTGGCCTACGCCCAGGCCGATTTCGCCGCCTCCGATGCGGCGATGGTGGAGCGGCTGGCCCAGCTCTGCGGTGATGATCCCGGCCCGGCCCTGCTGGATCTTGGCTGCGGCCCGGGCAACATCAGCTTGCTTCTGGCCGCTCGCTGGCCTGCTGCAAAGGTTTTAGGGCTCGACGGGGCGCCGCGGATGCTGGCGGTGGCTCAGGAACGCTTAGCTGGAGCCCCGCCAGAACTGGCGGATCGGCTGCGCTTTGAGCTGGCGCTGCTGCCACTTGCTGCCCCTGGCGAGCTTGAAGCACACTTTTCGGCAGTGGTGTGCAACAGCCTTTTGCACCACCTGCACGATCCGGCTGCCCTCTGGCAAACGGTGGCCCAGCTGGGCGCCCCTGGGGCGTTCGTTTATGTCCAAGACCTGCGGCGCCCCACCAGCCCCGAGGCAGTTGAGGCTCTGGTGGCCGCCAAGATTGCGAGCGCCACAGAGTTGTTGCGGCGCGACTACCGAGCCTCTCTTTACGCGGCCTTCACCCCAGAGGAGGTGCAGCAGCAGCTGGAGCAGGCCGGGCTGGCCGCCCAGCTCCAGGTGGCGCCGCGTCAGGAGCGCTACCTGGAGGTATGGGGCCGGCTCAACTAA
- the nrdJ gene encoding ribonucleoside-triphosphate reductase, adenosylcobalamin-dependent: MWRYGSAQLRAVLPVTLSATPPTAASQNAEAAAAEKAFAAASGKPAGEALDFPATAPAANPVFYRTYSRKTETGRESWHQVAERNLGGLSKLGNLSEAEVELMRRMQQQQKALPSGRWLWIGGTEWIEQQHNFSGAYNCTSTNLVDWEAFGLMMDLAMMGCGTGAIIEPHLIGRLPAVRNRLSIAAVTDIGATPAGQRQEHTSHSIEANRVAIKVGDTRRGWVDSYQLLLNLCSDERFDPASPIEISVDLSDVRPVGETLKGFGGMANPVKLKDLYGRVAQILNKAQGRQLTSVECCLLIDEAAVTIVAGNIRRSAGMRQFCANDNSAAGAKENLWQQDSEGNWSIDPERDSLRMANHTRVFHNRPDRATVLEAVVKQFQSGEGAIQFAPEAIARSNADLLTTPELRKEFIGIYCDQGREQAGLWLTTHHPEISAAELEHRLGRYGLNPCGEILGADFHCNLAEIHLNQIDPADLVAQEESFRAAGLAVACLLNHRFEVERYRQSRTWDPIVGVSFTGLFDFFVHAFGTPWLTWWEAGRPNTAEGLGFKAKEAEFLGRWKQIVNTAVWDYCDRHGLRRPNRCTTVQPAGTKSLLTGASPGWHPPKAQRFIRRITFRKNDPVALACMDYGYTIVPSQSDKDEHGRLLDDPFDPRCTEWLVEIPTEVSWANIPGADAVEINNFSALAQFDFYMQVQKHYTAHNTSATVEFRENEIEPLADAIYQAIDQGEGYISAALLARFDANATFPRLPFEPIDHATYLRLNAEVASRRSTTCFFEALQRYDRGELVEAGPAGCDSDKCLLPLAKPGNN; encoded by the coding sequence CTGTGGCGTTATGGTTCGGCTCAACTTCGGGCCGTACTGCCTGTGACGCTCTCAGCCACGCCCCCTACAGCCGCCAGTCAGAACGCCGAAGCTGCAGCGGCTGAAAAGGCGTTTGCCGCCGCCAGCGGCAAACCGGCGGGCGAGGCTCTCGATTTCCCAGCCACCGCCCCTGCTGCCAACCCGGTGTTCTACCGGACCTACAGCCGCAAAACCGAGACCGGCCGGGAAAGCTGGCACCAGGTGGCTGAGCGCAACCTCGGCGGCCTGAGCAAGCTGGGCAACCTCAGCGAGGCGGAGGTGGAGCTGATGCGCCGCATGCAGCAGCAGCAGAAAGCTCTGCCTTCAGGGCGCTGGCTGTGGATCGGCGGCACCGAATGGATCGAGCAGCAGCACAACTTCTCCGGCGCCTACAACTGCACCTCCACCAACCTGGTGGACTGGGAAGCCTTCGGTCTGATGATGGACCTGGCCATGATGGGCTGCGGCACCGGCGCCATCATTGAGCCCCACCTGATCGGGCGCTTGCCGGCTGTACGCAACCGGCTCAGCATCGCCGCTGTGACCGATATCGGTGCCACGCCAGCTGGCCAACGCCAGGAGCACACCAGCCACAGCATCGAGGCCAACCGGGTTGCCATCAAGGTGGGTGACACCCGCCGCGGCTGGGTGGACAGCTACCAGCTGCTGCTCAATCTCTGCAGCGACGAGCGCTTTGACCCCGCCAGCCCGATCGAGATCAGCGTCGATCTCTCCGACGTGCGGCCCGTAGGCGAAACCCTCAAGGGCTTCGGTGGCATGGCCAACCCGGTGAAACTCAAAGACCTCTACGGCCGCGTAGCCCAGATCCTCAATAAGGCCCAAGGCCGCCAGCTCACCTCGGTGGAGTGCTGCCTGCTGATCGATGAGGCTGCCGTCACAATCGTGGCCGGCAACATCCGCCGCAGCGCCGGCATGCGCCAGTTCTGCGCCAACGACAACTCCGCCGCCGGAGCTAAGGAGAACCTCTGGCAGCAGGACAGCGAGGGCAACTGGAGCATCGATCCGGAAAGGGATTCGCTGCGCATGGCCAACCACACCCGGGTCTTCCACAACCGGCCCGACCGGGCCACGGTGCTGGAGGCGGTTGTTAAGCAGTTCCAGAGTGGTGAAGGCGCGATCCAGTTCGCCCCAGAAGCCATCGCCCGCTCCAACGCCGACCTGCTGACCACCCCAGAGCTGCGCAAAGAGTTCATCGGCATCTACTGCGACCAAGGGCGAGAGCAAGCCGGCCTCTGGCTCACCACCCACCACCCCGAGATCAGCGCCGCCGAGCTGGAGCACCGCCTGGGCCGCTACGGCCTTAACCCCTGCGGCGAGATCCTCGGCGCCGACTTCCACTGCAACCTGGCTGAAATCCACCTCAACCAGATCGACCCCGCCGATCTAGTCGCCCAGGAGGAGTCCTTCCGTGCCGCCGGCCTAGCCGTGGCCTGCCTGCTCAACCATCGCTTCGAGGTGGAGCGCTACCGCCAAAGCCGCACCTGGGATCCAATCGTGGGCGTGAGTTTCACCGGCCTATTTGACTTCTTTGTGCACGCCTTTGGCACACCCTGGCTCACCTGGTGGGAAGCGGGCCGGCCCAACACGGCCGAAGGCCTGGGCTTCAAGGCAAAGGAGGCCGAATTCCTAGGCCGCTGGAAGCAGATCGTCAATACGGCGGTTTGGGACTACTGCGATCGCCACGGCCTGCGCCGCCCCAACCGCTGCACCACCGTGCAGCCCGCCGGCACCAAAAGCCTGCTCACCGGAGCATCCCCTGGTTGGCACCCCCCCAAGGCCCAGCGCTTCATCCGCCGCATCACCTTCCGCAAGAACGATCCGGTGGCCCTTGCCTGCATGGACTACGGCTACACGATCGTGCCCTCCCAAAGCGATAAGGACGAACATGGTCGCCTGCTGGATGATCCATTTGATCCCCGCTGCACCGAGTGGCTGGTAGAAATTCCCACCGAAGTGAGCTGGGCCAATATCCCCGGTGCCGACGCGGTGGAGATCAACAACTTCTCAGCGTTAGCTCAATTTGACTTCTACATGCAGGTGCAAAAGCACTACACAGCCCACAACACCTCAGCCACGGTGGAGTTCCGAGAAAATGAAATAGAACCACTAGCCGATGCCATTTACCAGGCAATCGATCAAGGCGAGGGCTACATCTCCGCCGCCCTATTGGCCCGCTTTGATGCCAATGCCACCTTCCCGCGGCTGCCATTTGAACCAATCGACCACGCCACCTACCTGCGTCTCAACGCTGAGGTGGCATCCCGTCGCAGCACCACCTGCTTCTTCGAAGCTCTACAGCGCTACGACCGCGGTGAGCTGGTGGAGGCAGGCCCAGCTGGCTGTGATTCAGACAAGTGCCTGCTGCCACTTGCGAAGCCGGGCAACAACTGA